From Rhodococcus sp. B7740, one genomic window encodes:
- a CDS encoding ABC transporter substrate-binding protein, whose protein sequence is MTAAALSGALVACGSNPGPDADPANPVTIDVTVSAAAEIYSIPWLVAQKQGLFEKHGVIVENIVPGKGGSATMRTLLDGNIPIGEVSYPSIVQADAAGSELRIVGGGTQGPYPMNFYALASNPNINSIEDVRRWAYTRPNSASDALTRLIPSLAGVDPSQIERVASGGIGEGFALLEAGNVDIALVPSIVAEQRPEDFKLIVSSPDYMSRFLQSTITTTKDYAASNPGVVRAINAGYTEAVASIEADPVAAARIYANYTGFDVESATAVVKRASSVGTWGGGFDPASVLSAQDGVEASGSDREPDFCTLFDPEFLAEGVADDLPGDCDS, encoded by the coding sequence ATGACAGCTGCGGCGCTGTCGGGCGCGCTGGTGGCGTGCGGATCGAATCCCGGCCCCGACGCGGACCCTGCCAACCCGGTCACGATCGACGTCACCGTCTCGGCAGCGGCCGAAATCTACAGCATCCCTTGGCTTGTCGCGCAGAAGCAGGGACTGTTCGAGAAGCACGGTGTGATCGTGGAGAACATCGTGCCGGGTAAGGGCGGCAGCGCGACCATGCGCACGCTGCTAGACGGCAACATCCCCATCGGTGAGGTCAGCTACCCGTCGATCGTGCAGGCGGACGCGGCCGGCTCCGAACTGCGCATCGTCGGCGGTGGCACTCAGGGGCCGTACCCGATGAATTTTTATGCGCTCGCCTCGAACCCCAACATCAACTCCATCGAGGACGTCCGCCGGTGGGCCTACACCCGCCCCAACTCGGCCTCCGACGCCCTCACCCGCCTCATTCCCTCTCTCGCGGGCGTCGACCCGAGCCAGATCGAGCGGGTTGCCTCCGGCGGAATCGGTGAAGGCTTCGCACTACTCGAAGCCGGCAACGTCGACATCGCCCTCGTCCCCTCGATCGTCGCCGAACAGCGACCCGAGGATTTCAAGCTGATCGTCAGTAGTCCCGACTACATGTCGCGGTTCCTGCAGTCGACGATCACCACGACCAAGGACTACGCCGCAAGCAACCCCGGCGTCGTGCGCGCGATCAACGCCGGCTACACCGAGGCGGTGGCATCGATCGAGGCCGATCCCGTCGCAGCCGCGCGGATCTACGCGAACTACACCGGGTTCGACGTGGAATCGGCCACCGCGGTGGTCAAGCGTGCATCCTCGGTCGGCACGTGGGGCGGCGGGTTCGATCCCGCATCCGTCCTGTCCGCGCAGGACGGTGTCGAAGCGTCGGGTAGCGATCGCGAACCCGATTTCTGCACCCTGTTCGACCCGGAATTCCTCGCCGAGGGGGTCGCAGACGACTTGCCCGGTGACTGCGACTCTTGA
- a CDS encoding amidase, with product MDGRRGRDGRAARRERGLTEDGTFGGVVRWINDRNDTPGPLSGLRIGVKDNIDVAGVETSCASEFLAGNIADADAEVVTRLRYAGGSVVAKLNMAEFAVGVTSQNSAAGPSFNPWDRTRVPGGSSGGSGIAVAAGSVDGSLGTDTGGSVRLPSAACGITGLRPSWGSISNDGVFPVSEQFDTVGPMARSVVEVRALFDVLSSSPSESLAVTRIGVPSVFLTADVDPGVAQTVARAVGTFADLGYEIVPIELGHAADAQDIVYTIVYSDLARCHRHRLDTEPSRFQPATYERIALGLNISESDRARAFGGRERFLGAMTATFDAVDVVLTPAMPVDVPRGTEATTWSLSRDGWDSSHTRGRCTTARRWLCRSASTRPRACRWERNSPLRRTVRVPCSTWASTISRRPAGIERNRRIHQIFNDIRQSLFAICLDLPRLDALNILCLARSQLLRTSHHGWACDSRHSHFGIVTPISKRGRRCIYAESPRS from the coding sequence GTGGACGGTCGACGAGGACGCGACGGCCGAGCTGCGCGCCGGGAGCGCGGCCTGACCGAGGACGGGACCTTCGGCGGTGTCGTGCGGTGGATCAACGACCGGAACGACACCCCGGGGCCCCTGTCCGGCCTACGCATCGGCGTCAAGGACAACATCGACGTGGCCGGTGTCGAGACCAGCTGCGCGTCGGAGTTCCTCGCAGGCAACATCGCCGACGCTGATGCCGAGGTAGTCACCCGCCTGCGGTACGCAGGCGGGTCGGTGGTCGCGAAACTGAACATGGCGGAGTTCGCCGTCGGCGTCACCTCGCAGAACTCGGCCGCCGGGCCGTCGTTCAACCCCTGGGATCGCACTCGGGTGCCCGGCGGATCGAGTGGCGGCTCAGGGATTGCCGTGGCCGCCGGATCGGTCGACGGGTCCCTGGGCACCGACACCGGCGGGTCGGTGCGCCTCCCCTCCGCGGCGTGCGGAATCACCGGTCTGCGGCCGAGTTGGGGATCGATCAGCAACGACGGTGTGTTTCCGGTGAGCGAGCAGTTCGACACCGTCGGCCCGATGGCGCGGTCGGTCGTAGAGGTCAGGGCTCTGTTCGACGTCCTGTCCTCCAGCCCGTCCGAATCGCTGGCTGTGACACGCATCGGGGTGCCCAGCGTGTTCCTCACCGCCGACGTGGACCCCGGCGTCGCGCAGACCGTCGCGCGTGCCGTGGGCACGTTCGCCGACCTGGGGTACGAGATCGTCCCCATCGAACTGGGGCATGCAGCCGATGCTCAGGACATCGTCTACACGATCGTCTACAGCGACCTCGCTCGCTGCCATCGGCACCGGCTCGACACCGAGCCTTCCCGCTTCCAACCCGCGACCTACGAGCGAATAGCGCTGGGGCTGAACATCTCCGAGTCCGACCGTGCCCGTGCATTCGGTGGCCGCGAACGATTCCTCGGGGCGATGACCGCCACGTTCGATGCAGTGGACGTGGTGCTGACCCCGGCAATGCCGGTCGATGTTCCCCGAGGGACGGAGGCGACGACGTGGTCGCTCTCTCGCGACGGATGGGACAGTTCACATACCCGTGGTCGTTGCACGACGGCCCGACGCTGGCTCTGCCGGTCGGCTTCCACCCGGCCTCGGGCATGCCGGTGGGAGCGCAACTCACCGCTGCGGCGCACCGTGAGGGTGCCTTGTTCGACCTGGGCGAGCACTATCAGTCGACGACCAGCTGGCATCGAGCGAAACCGCCGCATACATCAGATCTTTAACGACATTCGGCAAAGCCTATTCGCTATTTGTCTCGATTTACCTCGTCTTGACGCCCTAAACATCTTATGTTTAGCTAGGAGCCAGCTGTTACGTACGTCTCACCACGGGTGGGCGTGCGACAGCCGACACTCCCACTTCGGCATCGTCACGCCGATCAGTAAGCGAGGACGCAGATGCATTTACGCCGAATCACCTCGATCATGA